The following coding sequences lie in one Yamadazyma tenuis chromosome 3, complete sequence genomic window:
- a CDS encoding uncharacterized protein (COG:B; EggNog:ENOG503PASI): MTLNSASEIAQAEREVVQEQQLKEKIVNEEFKIWKKTVPLLYDTIHTHALDFPSLSVKWLPKYEWSDDKSKIIVKFLYGSNSSQHSQDYLKLGSVELPSTLSEDFSKQNPTSSKLAIPSRGVSTTNFKVESTWKHNGEVNKLEVSPNSENVITFDSEGIVHLYNLVNGSKDSIDFKYHKLEGYALQWLNDIEFLSGSNDSQIALWDVSKPSTPMQSYKSHNAVINDLTLNSSHKSIFGSCSDDYTVQIHDLRSPAADSVAINLETKHIQNAMKFHQDIPTLLATGGRDNVINLYDLRNPTTPFRKLFGHDDSIAGLKWDSVCNPNKLTSWSLDKRVLIWDLDSLDEEFIYPTDVPENGKKNKNSRTTDPCLKFISGGHTNRINEVDIHPTLDGLHITCGDDSLLEIWKPKTIIPEEEEEEEEEEEEEEEEEVEEEEEEEDEKKNDMEVDQEK, from the coding sequence ATGACTCTCAACAGCGCATCAGAAATTGCTCAGGCCGAACGAGAAGTCGTCCAGGAACAacagttgaaggagaagatTGTCAACGAGGAattcaagatttggaaaaagaCCGTCCCGTTATTGTACGATACCATTCACACTCATGCGTTGGATTTCCCGTCATTATCAGTTAAATGGCTTCCAAAGTACGAATGGTCTGATGACAAGAGTAAAATTATCGTCAAGTTCTTATACGGTTCCAACTCGTCTCAACACTCGCAGGATTACTTAAAGTTGGGTTCAGTGGAGTTGCCCAGCACTTTATCGGAGGATTTCTCCAAACAGAATCCAACGTCCTCAAAGTTGGCCATTCCATCCAGAGGTGTaagcaccaccaactttAAGGTCGAGTCAACATGGAAACACAATGGGGaagtcaacaagttggaggtTTCTCCCAACTCGGAGAACGTTATCACCTTTGATAGCGAAGGAATTGTTCATTTGTACAACTTGGTCAATGGGTCAAAGGACTccattgacttcaaatATCACAAATTGGAGGGCTATGCGTTACAATGGCTCAATGATATTGAGTTTTTGTCGGGATCCAACGACTCCCAGATTGCCTTGTGGGATGTTTCCAAACCTTCTACTCCCATGCAATCATATAAAAGCCATAATGCTGTTATCAACGACTTGACTTTGAACTCGTCCCATAAGTCTATCTTTGGATCGTGCTCTGATGATTACACGGTACAGATCCATGATTTGAGATCTCCGGCCGCAGATAGTGTTgccatcaacttggaaactaAACACATTCAAAATGCCATGAAATTTCATCAGGATATCCCAACTTTATTGGCTACTGGTGGAAGAGATAATgtgatcaacttgtacGACCTAAGAAACCCAACTACGCCGTTTCGTAAGTTATTCGGCCATGACGACAGTATTGCTGGCTTGAAATGGGATTCTGTTTGTAATCCTAATAAGCTTACTTCCTGGTCTTTAGACAAGCGAGTATTAATCTGGGACTTGGACAGCTTGGATGAAGAGTTCATCTACCCAACCGACGTTCCTGAAAAtggaaagaagaacaagaactcTAGAACCACAGATCCTTGTCTCAAGTTCATCAGCGGAGGGCACACCAACAGAATAAACGAAGTCGACATTCATCCTACTTTAGATGGGCTCCACATTACCTGTGGTGATGATAGCTTGTTGGAGATCTGGAAACCAAAGACCATAATACccgaggaagaagaggaagaggaagaggaagaggaagaggaagaggaagaagaggtagaagaagaagaggaagaagaag
- a CDS encoding uncharacterized protein (COG:T; EggNog:ENOG503P5CJ) — MNSTESFRGNPLNKIIGLSIVLSMGFLLVVLAGIYGNWYPIINGIICAIAHLPVAITKALTSSNDYDFNFDPVTSSQGNFLKEAGQFVSAFLVVSGVFLPVLLHHSMILTKTAMVLTIVGGGLIYGTVYTFSTYFDEPEEDQLGEDVI, encoded by the coding sequence ATGAACTCCACTGAAAGCTTCCGTGGAAACCCACtcaacaagatcattgGCTTATCAATAGTATTATCTATGGGGTTTTTACTTGTGGTTCTAGCGGGAATATATGGCAATTGGTATCCCATAATCAACGGGATAATATGTGCTATTGCACACTTGCCGGTGGCCATCACAAAGGCGTTGACCAGTTCCAACGACTATGACTTTAATTTCGATCCCGTCACTTCATCACAGGGTAACTTTCTTAAGGAAGCTGGCCAGTTTGTTTCGgcatttttggtggtttcaGGGGTGTTTTTGCCGGTGTTGTTACACCACTCCATGATATTAACCAAAACTGCCATGGTGTTGACGattgttggaggtggtcTTATCTACGGAACCGTCTACACGTTCAGTACGTACTTTGATGAGCCTGAAGAGGACCAATTGGGTGAGGATGTCATCTGA
- a CDS encoding uncharacterized protein (EggNog:ENOG503P544; COG:S; BUSCO:EOG09264KSI), with translation MLADDYPELLKPVVLQPSKSKESIKLPPGFSEKVSVKKNTVEVKQPPNLDELKNRKAWEMAVGPAKSIPMNLVMSYMTGNSLQMIPIMMTLMLFLNPLKAIFNDTNKMFKHLETEKNSAVILQAKLVFVVCQLACMSIGIWKLNSMGLIPKSDADWLSFKKPTTFAETIRLLS, from the coding sequence ATGTTAGCCGACGACTACCCAGAGCTCCTCAAGCCGGTGGTGTTGCAACCTTCGAAATCAAAGGAGCTGATAAAGTTACCCCCAGGGTTCTCTGAGAAGGTTTCagtcaagaagaatacTGTGGAGGTCAAACAACCTCCCAATcttgatgaattgaagaacagAAAAGCGTGGGAAATGGCAGTAGGCCCAGCCAAATCCATTCCCATGAACTTGGTAATGAGTTATATGACCGGAAACTCGTTGCAGATGATCCCAATCATGATGACGTTGATGTTGTTTCTAAATCCATTGAAAGCTATTTTCAACGATACCAACAAGATGTTCAAGCACCTAGAAACAGAGAAAAATTCGGCTGTCATTCTACAAGCAAAACTCGTGTTTGTGGTATGTCAGTTGGCGTGTATGTCGATAGGTATATGGAAGTTGAACCTGATGGGCCTTATTCCTAAAAGTGATGCTGACTGGTTATCGTTTAAGAAGCCTACGACGTTTGCCGAGACTATTCGTTTATTAAGTTGA
- a CDS encoding uncharacterized protein (EggNog:ENOG503NWIV; COG:S; BUSCO:EOG09264829), with amino-acid sequence MGKRKADNGGKRNHKKFKASAIIEPNTTGIYATCTRGKEKGCVKELMNLFTEKAEEYYDLSAVEDDEETDGEEPKELSIEDQIKKEVEDLKDTKSKKSLFSALNLECECLVFIKTKKPIEPELFCKKVCQDSFRSKIKTTRFTQKLTPVTFTVSASIEELKKLCTRVLAPHFHQENDQVPVKFAINVTRRNFNAIEKDVIIKTVAEMVGRDHGHSVDLKNYHKLILIECYKTSIGMSVVDDYEKLCKYNLQQIYEKST; translated from the coding sequence ATGGGTAAGAGAAAAGCAGATAACGGAGGGAAAAGAAATcacaagaagttcaaggccTCTGCCATTATAGAACCCAACACCACAGGAATATATGCCACTTGTACGAGGGGCAAAGAGAAAGGTTGTGTGAAGGAACTTATGAATTTGTTCACCGAAAAGGCTGAAGAGTATTATGACCTATCAGCTGTagaagatgacgaggaAACTGATGGAGAAGAACCAAAGGAACTTTCGATAGAGGATcagatcaagaaggaagTGGAGGACTTAAAGGACACCAAGTCGAAAAAATCGTTGTTTTCTGCGTTGAACTTAGAATGCGAGTGTTTGGTGTTCATCAAGACCAAAAAACCCATTGAACCCGAGTTGTTTTGTAAAAAAGTATGTCAGGACAGTTTCCGCAGCAAGATTAAGACCACCAGATTTACCCAGAAGTTAACTCCAGTTACTTTTACGGTGTCAGCAAGTATTGAAGAACTTAAGAAACTTTGTACTAGAGTGCTTGCACCTCActttcatcaagaaaatgacCAAGTTCCTGTAAAGTTTGCCATCAACGTGACGagaagaaacttcaatGCCATCGAAAAAGATGTAATTATCAAGACAGTTGCAGAAATGGTGGGAAGAGATCATGGGCATTCggtggacttgaaaaactaCCATAAATTAATATTGATTGAATGCTATAAAACAAGCATAGGTATGAGTGTTGTTGACGACTATGAGAAACTCTGTAAATACAACTTGCAACAGATATATGAAAAGTCTACCTGA
- a CDS encoding uncharacterized protein (EggNog:ENOG503PVB9): MILEFPLDVWGLIIERGRLDIPDVLNLLRVNKQLNVLLKHNSIWYRIMYNKYLKLQLQFDIKSAKQLVRARNDGSTSQNYFQTCMWFYKKDLEYHNSIPDTNADIGMFLDRFSIDDDYLPIIYNHYHQLPQDYTEMIRKKNYRIHLSERADCLNLLQAQSFKVGIDYLSKMFNGEIDTTSASALEEFWFNISLLDRASHSLVYTRQQVLKRIFKLLHRDIRIKIFFNESIHSNVSLISVENDKDILVFKDEQALMQLIVHIFRLSMSCLEFQNPLVSIDDEVVFGKYCSSYFLEDFSLLRLYGGQVKGHPFLIMAILIKVIDEFLISNYRIRFEDSENIENLQINMTSTYLRVRNHLFSFDRKTLTLFTSFDVYTISEVVMNLRNRSYFEISKFIEPLEFKYVVECFLHLDTFMEAKSLDTIMRPDYYFTNPIVNLNSFVHHEFNTISAQAYSFLKLLCRYIQDIDSENDFLDSMFCRELERSMNYLNNHIYFNAIFHTLQNNPSKQNKVKAHFLDHPSEDWLFSENFALFEDNSKISIKKILKNYFFVKVRDPTKPLQSGTIIKHEKFETYGIVLGEVMTTNENTHYYRVYTTKKTTECYNLNSISVVDHNTKDLDKLLNFILKSCGEDVIASLFGNCLVLSESHPLLLMF; this comes from the coding sequence ATGATCTTGGAGTTTCCACTAGATGTGTGGGGTTTGATCATTGAGAGAGGCCGTTTGGACATTCCCGATGTGCTAAATCTCCTAAGAGTGAACAAACAGCTTAACGTGCTTCTCAAGCACAATTCTATCTGGTATAGAATCATGTATAACAAATACCTtaaactccaacttcaattcgATATAAAGTCCGCCAAACAGTTGGTGCGTGCTAGAAATGACGGTTCGACCTCACAGAACTACTTTCAGACTTGTATGTGGTTCTACAAAAAGGACCTTGAATATCACAACAGTATCCCAGACACAAATGCAGATATAGGCATGTTTTTGGATAGGTTTTctattgatgatgactaCTTGCCAATAATATATaaccattaccaccaacTTCCTCAAGACTATACAGAGATGATtagaaagaagaattatCGGATTCACTTGCTGGAAAGAGCTGATTGCCTCAATTTATTACAAGCACAGTCTTTTAAAGTTGGTATAGACTACTTGAGCAAGATGTTTAACGGAGAGATTGATACAACGTCGGCCCTGGCCCTTGAAGAATTCTGGTTCAATATCAGTCTCCTTGACCGGGCGTCTCATAGCTTGGTGTATACCAGACAGCAGGTCCTCAAGAGAATATTCAAGTTGCTTCACCGTGACATACgaatcaaaatcttctttaATGAAAGCATACATCTGAATGTGCTGCTAATTCTGGTGGAGAACGATAAGGACATACTTGTTTTTAAGGATGAGCAGGCTTTGATGCAGTTGATTGTTCATATATTCCGGTTGTCGATGTCGTGTTTAGAGTTTCAGAACCCATTGGTTTCAATTGACGATGAGGTGGTGTTTGGCAAGTATTGTTCATCGTATTTCCTAGAGGATTTTAGTCTTCTTCGGCTTTATGGAGGACAAGTCAAGGGTCACCCGTTCTTGATAATGGCGATTCTtatcaaagtcattgacGAGTTTTTGATTTCGAACTACAGAATTAGGTTCGAAGACTCTGAGAACATTGAGAATCTCCAAATCAACatgacttcaacttatctTCGGGTCAGAAACCACTTGTTTTCGTTCGATAGAAAGACCTTAACTCTCTTCACAAGTTTCGACGTCTATACCATCAGTgaagtggtgatgaacttgaggAACAGAAGCTATTTCGagatctccaagttcattgagCCATTGGAGTTCAAATATGTGGTGGAGTGTTTCCTTCATTTAGACACATTTATGGAAGCAAAGTCTCTTGATACAATCATGCGCCCTGATTACTACTTCACCAACCCTATTGTGAATTTAAATTCATTTGTCCATCACGAGTTTAACACTATCTCAGCCCAAGCATATTCGTTTCTCAAGCTCTTGTGCCGCTACATCCAAGATATTGACTCAGAAAATGATTTTCTCGATTCGATGTTCTGTAGGGAACTTGAACGGAGCATGAACTATTTGAACAACCACATCTATTTTAACGCTATCTTCCACACGTTGCAAAACAACCCTCTGAAGCAAAATAAAGTCAAGGCTCACTTCTTAGATCATCCATCTGAAGATTGGCTTTTTTCTGAAAACTTTGCTTTATTTGAAGACAACTCTAAGATCTCCATtaagaagattttgaagaactacTTCTTTGTCAAGGTAAGAGATCCAACAAAACCGTTACAATCCGGGACTATTATCAAGCAtgagaagtttgaaacCTACGGAATTGTTTTGGGCGAGGTGATGACAACCAACGAGAATACCCATTATTATAGGGTCTACACCACTAAGAAAACCACTGAATGCTACAACCTCAATTCGATTTCGGTTGTGGATCATAATACAAAAGACTTGGATAAACTCCTTAACTTCATTCTCAAGTCTTGCGGTGAAGATGTTATTGCCTCGCTTTTCGGCAATTGCCTAGTGTTATCGGAGTCCCATCCTCTACTTCTCATGTTTTAA
- a CDS encoding uncharacterized protein (EggNog:ENOG503PCAZ; COG:O), which yields MLSLKQLARARQPERLSMALFSRFQSTHQRVIGIDLGTTNSAVAIVQGQDAKILENEEGGRTTPSIVAFDERDPANTKTLVGLPAKRQAVINSQNTFFATKRLIGRQFEDEEVQEDLTNTSYTIIPSENGEAWLSTVNGLKLSPSHISSYILQNMKQVADIHLSEPVNHAVVTVPAYFNDAQRQATKAAGKLAGLEVLRVVNEPTAAALAYGIDKRQKDGVVAVFDLGGGTFDISILDIEDGVFEVRATNGNTHLGGEDFDMLLLNFIIDHFKTQNGIDLSTDKLAVQRIREAAEKCKIELSHVKETEINIPFIKDDKHIKLKLTEDELDAMSLHLINKTIDPVKRCIRDADLKIKDVDEVILVGGMTRMPKVRKTVEELFGKKPNTSVNPDEAVALGAAIQGAILSGQIKNVVLLDVTPLSLGIETYGGIFSPLIPRNAAIPIKKEQVFSTAVDGQTGVEIKVYQGERTLVKDNKLIGHFKLSNIPVSPKGVPQIGVTFEIDADGIINVSASDNTKYSEDSPHYGKSNTVSITVAGENELTEQEVQRLLEESAKNAKRDMELKQHIENATRAEVICSDTDNALIQFDDFMEQEEKSVIVQMVKDLRVKIDDIRERNIIHDPQEIRNDVNELQKVCLAAIQKVAIKQQQLQKKTKKE from the coding sequence ATGTTATCCCTTAAGCAATTGGCTCGTGCTCGCCAACCAGAAAGGCTCTCTATGGCTTTGTTCAGCAGGTTCCAATCCACTCATCAAAGGGTTATAGGAATAGATTTGGGAACCACCAACTCTGCAGTTGCAATTGTCCAGGGACAAGATGcaaagattcttgaaaacGAAGAAGGAGGTAGAACAACGCCATCGATCGTGGCATTCGATGAAAGAGATCCGGCCAACACCAAGACGTTGGTGGGCTTGCCGGCGAAGAGACAAGCAGTTATCAATTCGCAAAACACATTCTTCGCTACCAAGAGATTAATTGGAagacaatttgaagatgaagaagttcaagaggACTTGACCAATACTTCGTACACCATCATTCCTAGCGAAAATGGTGAAGCCTGGTTGTCAACAGTTAACGGGCTAAAGTTGTCACCATCCCACATCAGCAGTTACATCTTACAGAACATGAAACAAGTTGCTGATATCCATTTATCTGAACCTGTAAACCATGCGGTGGTAACGGTTCCAGCCTACTTCAATGATGCTCAGAGACAAGCCACAAAAGCTGCTGGAAAACTTGCTGGGCTCGAAGTATTAAGGGTTGTCAATGAACCAACGGCTGCGGCCCTAGCGTATGGTATTGATAAAAGACAAAAGGACGGAGTGGTGGCCgtgtttgatttgggagGAGGAACGTTCGATATATCGATCTTAGACATCGAAGATGGGGTTTTTGAGGTGAGAGCTACAAACGGTAATACCCATTTGGGAGGAGAAGACTTTGAtatgttgttgttgaatttcATCATTGATCATTTCAAGACGCAAAATGGTATTGACTTACTGACCGATAAGTTGGCCGTACAAAGAATCAGGGAAGCTGCTGAAAAGTGTAAGATTGAGTTGAGTCATGTTAAGGAAACCGAGATTAATATTcctttcatcaaagacgATAAGCATATTAAACTCAAATTGACTGAAGATGAGCTTGATGCAATGTCTTTGCACTTAATCAACAAAACAATAGACCCTGTGAAAAGGTGTATCAGAGATGctgacttgaagatcaaggATGTGGATGAAGTGATCTTGGTGGGTGGTATGACTAGAATGCCTAAGGTACGAAAGACTGTTGAGGAGTTGTTTGGAAAGAAACCGAACACTTCAGTGAATCCGGATGAAGCTGTGGCCTTAGGTGCTGCTATTCAAGGGGCCATATTATCAGGCCAAATCAAAAATGTTGTCCTTTTGGATGTAACTCCCTTATCATTGGGCATTGAGACATACGGAGGAATTTTTAGTCCTTTGATTCCTAGGAATGCTGCTATTCCCATCAAGAAGGAGCAAGTGTTTTCCACCGCTGTAGATGGTCAAACTGGGGTGGAAATCAAAGTGTATCAGGGTGAAAGAACATTGGTTAAagacaacaagttgatcgGACACTTCAAATTGTCTAATATTCCAGTAAGCCCAAAAGGTGTTCCTCAGATTGGTGTTACTTTCGAAATAGATGCTGACGGTATTATAAATGTTAGTGCATCTGACAATACAAAGTATTCTGAAGACCTGCCACACTACGGTAAAAGTAATACTGTTTCTATAACTGTTGCAGGGGAAAATGAATTGACcgaacaagaagttcaaagattgttggaagaaagtGCAAAAAATGCTAAAAGAGATATGGAATTGAAACAACATATCGAAAACGCTACAAGAGCCGAGGTTATCTGCTCTGATACCGACAATGCATTGATccaatttgatgatttcatGGAGCAAGAGGAGAAACTGGTTATAGTTCAGATGGTGAAAGACTTGAGAGTCAAAATCGACGATATTAGAGAACGGAATATCATCCACGATCCCCAAGAAATCAGAAACGATGTTAACGAATTGCAAAAGGTTTGCTTGGCAGCAATCCAAAAGGTTGCAATTAAGcagcaacaacttcaaaagaaAACTAAGAAGGAATAG